The Chanos chanos chromosome 6, fChaCha1.1, whole genome shotgun sequence genome includes a region encoding these proteins:
- the barx1 gene encoding homeobox protein BarH-like 1: protein MQHPLEIGAHYYPPEAHPDHRSHRYRSFMIEEILTDHPDHKVSAPAGDLLKFGVHALLSARPYHSHLVLKADQSSILKFPMSPLSCSLGAPLGSALLSGASTLQVGSPSHHLPLDLHLRSKLDPGGDAVSKTKKGRRSRTVFTELQLMGLEKRFEKQKYLSTPDRIDLAESLGLSQLQVKTWYQNRRMKWKKIVLQGGGLESPTKPKGRPKKNSIPTSEQLSEQERTRDAHRLSDSSTSSHSDANQED, encoded by the exons ATGCAACATCCTTTGGAGATCGGAGCGCACTATTATCCACCGGAGGCGCATCCTGACCACAGGTCTCACCGATACAGGAGTTTCATGATCGAAGAGATTTTAACAGATCATCCGGACCACAAAGTCTCTGCCCCGGCTGGAGATCTCCTTAAATTCGGAGTACATGCTCTTTTATCTGCACGACCATACCACAGCCATTTGG TGCTGAAGGCAGATCAGTCCAGCATCCTGAAGTTTCCAATGTCTCCATTATCATGTTCGCTTGGAGCACCCTTAGGATCCGCACTCTTGTCTGGGGCTTCAACTCTACAGGTGGGTTCTCCATCCCACCATCTGCCACTGGATCTCCATCTTCGCAGTAAACTTGACCCTGGAGGAGATGCAGTGagcaagacaaagaaaggaagaCGGAGTCGAACTGTCTTTACTGAACTCCAGCTGATGGGCTTGGAAAAAAGATTTGAGAAACAGAAGTACCTTTCAACCCCTGATAG AATAGACCTGGCTGAGTCTTTAGGCCTTAGTCAACTTCAAGTCAAAACTTGGTATCAAAACAGAAGAATGAAATGGAAGAAGatc GTATTACAAGGAGGAGGATTGGAATCTCCAACCAAACCTAAAGGCCGTCCAAAGAAAAACTCCATTCCAACAAGTGAACAACTTTCAGAGCAAGAGAGGACACGAGATGCGCATCGTCTGTCTGACAGTTCCACCTCATCTCATTCAGATGCCAATCAAGAGGATTAA